In Candidatus Bipolaricaulota bacterium, the DNA window TGATCGTATCGCCAGCGGCCGCACCAATGTCGCTCAGGCTGATCGCGTCGGTGATGAACGTGTCGCTGGACGCACCCGCAAGCGGAGCAAGATCAAACGTGGTTCCGTTGATCTCAACCGCGTCGAGCAGGCTCGTCGCACCAGCGTGCGAAGGATCGATCACCTTCACGTACACACTGTCGGCATCGGTGTAGCTCGTGACCTCGTTGCCGTCAGCATCGACGAACATCGTCGTCGAAGCCTGGCTCGGAGGAGTACCGCCACCGCCCATCCCGACCTTGATCGTGATCCACGCCGAGTCGCTGTGGTTGGACGGATCCTGGTACACCGCAACGATCGTGTCACCAGGCTTCACCCCAAGCGTCGGTACGCAGCTGTACTGGCTCGTCAGGTCGATGCAGGTCACCGACACGAAGTCGCCGGTGGCAACCCCGGTCTCGAGCAGGTCGACCGCCGCCCAGCGCCCGTTGCGCGGGTTGAGGACGTACAGCTTCGGCGAGCTATCGCCGTCCACCGGCTCGTCGTTGAAGATGTTGGTGTCACCGAGCAGCGCGTTCACCGAGTGGGTTTGGGTACGCGCGTAATCACAACCCCATTCATTGAACGGCAGAGGTCCGAACGGAGCGTTCTGCCCGCCGTCCCAGTAGCCGTCGACCCGCTCGCGGCGGTACTGGTCCTCGTCCTGGTCAGGATCGACAACCTCGACGAATACACAGTCGGAGTTGACGTACCCGCTCACGCGGTTCCCCTGCCGGTCGAGGAAGTACATGTTCGCCTGCGAACCGTCGTACACCTGCGTGTCCGCTATCTCCATCTGCGCGAAGGAGATGTCGTTGGCCACGCGGGTATCCTCAATCGTCGGCGGGAACGCAGTACCAGTGTTCACGTCGCCCAGCCCGGTTAACGAGTCAGTAGTGTAGGTCACGTCGTTGTACCGCGCGTACACCGAGTCCTCGTTGAATACCTCGAGCTTCCAGTTGTCGAGCTGGAGCTGATAGCCGCCAGTCGAATTAGCAAGCCCAATCCCAAGCGCATCCCACACCGGGAGAAGCTGCATGCCGGCGTTGGTGAAGAACACCGGGGAGTTGGAGCTCGTCTCGTCGGCGATCACCCATTCGGAATCGTCTTCCTCGT includes these proteins:
- a CDS encoding gliding motility-associated C-terminal domain-containing protein codes for the protein RAVTSTRQVDGLITVSFIVQETGPSTGVFQLNLNDLRTDLGFNSLNVGDVLVAYYLDPNDEDDFHIATAYIESKDHISITSFTDATRAEKSEYWIGRDPVYVQVIDSNANVDPCCPEQVVVHICDVHEEDDSEWVIADETSSNSPVFFTNAGMQLLPVWDALGIGLANSTGGYQLQLDNWKLEVFNEDSVYARYNDVTYTTDSLTGLGDVNTGTAFPPTIEDTRVANDISFAQMEIADTQVYDGSQANMYFLDRQGNRVSGYVNSDCVFVEVVDPDQDEDQYRRERVDGYWDGGQNAPFGPLPFNEWGCDYARTQTHSVNALLGDTNIFNDEPVDGDSSPKLYVLNPRNGRWAAVDLLETGVATGDFVSVTCIDLTSQYSCVPTLGVKPGDTIVAVYQDPSNHSDSAWITIKVGMGGGGTPPSQASTTMFVDADGNEVTSYTDADSVYVKVIDPSHAGATSLLDAVEINGTTFDLAPLAGASSDTFITDAISLSDIGAAAGDTITATYTDPTDPTDTSSDEITIVASALSVTDFYAAPNPFSDSVSFAYHGTGIATQFSVSVYDLAGHLVWSEELANVTSVEWDGTDSTGAALANGAYIYVVQASDGTNTFSGKGTVFIKR